One Thermicanus aegyptius DSM 12793 DNA segment encodes these proteins:
- a CDS encoding YitT family protein, protein MTIGAAIFSFGINYFNIANGLAEGGFTGIALLFYALFHFPPGWFTFLSNIPLFIIGWRYLGHLSMMYTIYSTTAVSFFLELFKRFQEPTSDLFLASLYAGVFAGVGLGIIFRYGGTTGGVDIIARLVHKFRGISMGRTMFLFDAMVIGLSLLTYLDRERAMYTLVAVYIASRVIDFVQEGFYAAKEAIIISEKAKEISATIIKELERGVTLLEGKGGYTGTDREVLLCVVGRNELIRLKTLIHQIDPHAFVVVSDAYDVLGEGFTLDANKNPLQEHFHP, encoded by the coding sequence ATGACCATCGGTGCAGCCATTTTTTCCTTCGGAATCAATTACTTTAATATCGCCAACGGTTTAGCGGAAGGAGGATTTACCGGTATTGCCCTCCTTTTCTATGCCCTTTTCCACTTCCCTCCCGGATGGTTTACCTTCCTCTCCAATATACCTCTTTTCATCATTGGCTGGAGATATTTAGGGCACCTCTCCATGATGTATACCATCTACTCCACAACAGCGGTCTCTTTTTTCCTGGAGTTATTCAAGCGATTCCAAGAGCCAACGAGCGACCTCTTCCTGGCCTCCCTTTACGCCGGCGTCTTCGCCGGAGTAGGATTGGGGATCATCTTTCGTTATGGGGGGACGACGGGAGGGGTAGATATCATCGCACGCCTCGTTCATAAATTCCGGGGAATCAGCATGGGAAGAACCATGTTTCTCTTCGATGCAATGGTCATCGGCCTTTCCCTCCTTACCTATCTGGACCGGGAAAGGGCCATGTATACTTTGGTCGCCGTCTACATCGCTTCCCGAGTGATTGATTTCGTCCAGGAAGGATTTTACGCCGCGAAAGAAGCCATCATCATCTCCGAAAAGGCGAAGGAGATCTCAGCGACGATCATCAAAGAATTGGAAAGGGGTGTAACCCTTCTCGAGGGAAAAGGAGGGTATACGGGAACCGATCGGGAAGTCCTCCTCTGTGTGGTGGGCCGAAACGAACTGATCCGTTTAAAAACCCTAATTCATCAAATCGATCCCCACGCCTTCGTCGTGGTAAGCGACGCCTACGATGTCCTCGGGGAAGGCTTTACCCTAGATGCCAATAAGAACCCCCTTCAGGAACATTTCCATCCTTAA
- a CDS encoding nucleotide pyrophosphohydrolase: MKESLTLAEAQNRVDRYISQFKEGYFSPLAMIARIAEEVGELAREVNHRYGEKPKKASEAESNMMEELGDLFFVLISFANSLQISLDEAFDMVMKKYETRDAHRWTRKESQTNERDEERGVEK; this comes from the coding sequence ATGAAAGAGTCGTTGACGTTGGCAGAAGCGCAGAACCGGGTAGATCGATACATATCCCAATTTAAGGAGGGGTATTTCTCTCCCCTTGCCATGATCGCCCGGATCGCCGAAGAAGTGGGGGAGCTGGCCCGGGAGGTAAATCACCGGTATGGGGAGAAGCCAAAGAAAGCGAGTGAGGCGGAGAGCAACATGATGGAAGAATTGGGGGACCTCTTCTTCGTCCTGATTAGTTTCGCCAATTCTCTCCAAATTTCTTTGGACGAGGCTTTCGATATGGTGATGAAAAAGTATGAAACCCGGGATGCTCATCGATGGACACGAAAAGAATCTCAAACGAATGAAAGAGACGAAGAAAGGGGCGTCGAAAAATGA
- the dapB gene encoding 4-hydroxy-tetrahydrodipicolinate reductase — protein sequence MNEITIAVAGAFGRMGQEVVRMVKEEPSFRLVALIDPKGKEGGEAPVYTGVVDALIEKRPDVLIDFTTPSSVFENARAALEMGVRPVVGTTGLKPDEINTLARLAGEGKVGAVIAPNFALGAVLMMRFAQMAAKYMPNVEILEFHHDQKLDAPSGTALKTAEMIQEVREERKQGNPQEEERLQGARGGYIDGFRIHSIRLPGYVAHQEVIFGKEGEILTIRHDSLSRTSFMEGVKIAVKKVIQLEELVYGLDRLLD from the coding sequence ATGAATGAGATAACCATCGCTGTTGCAGGAGCATTTGGCCGCATGGGACAAGAAGTGGTACGGATGGTGAAGGAAGAGCCGTCTTTCCGCTTGGTGGCTTTGATTGATCCAAAAGGGAAGGAGGGGGGAGAGGCCCCCGTCTATACCGGTGTGGTCGATGCCCTTATTGAGAAAAGGCCGGATGTGCTGATCGATTTCACAACCCCTTCTTCCGTTTTCGAGAACGCCAGGGCGGCATTGGAGATGGGGGTAAGACCGGTGGTGGGTACAACCGGGCTTAAACCGGATGAGATCAATACACTTGCCCGTTTGGCCGGCGAGGGGAAAGTGGGTGCGGTGATCGCCCCTAACTTTGCCCTGGGCGCCGTCCTTATGATGCGCTTTGCCCAAATGGCTGCCAAATATATGCCCAATGTGGAGATCTTGGAGTTTCATCATGACCAGAAACTGGATGCCCCCTCAGGGACCGCTTTAAAGACGGCTGAAATGATTCAGGAGGTGAGGGAGGAGCGGAAACAAGGGAACCCACAGGAGGAGGAGAGGTTACAAGGAGCAAGGGGGGGGTATATCGATGGCTTCCGCATCCACAGCATCCGCCTTCCCGGTTATGTTGCCCATCAGGAAGTAATTTTCGGCAAAGAGGGGGAGATCCTCACGATCCGGCATGATTCCCTTTCCCGTACCTCTTTCATGGAGGGAGTGAAGATCGCGGTGAAGAAGGTAATTCAGTTAGAGGAACTTGTTTATGGGCTAGACCGACTTCTGGATTAA
- a CDS encoding methylglyoxal synthase — protein sequence MNIALIAHDKKKEEMVQFCIAYEPILKDHRLYATGTTGKRIMENTKLSVHRFMSGPYGGDQQIGAMVATNEMDLVIFLRDPLTAQPHEPDIAALMRLCDVYGIPLATNIGTAEVVLRAMAQGEMDWREITRKKPPRL from the coding sequence TTGAATATTGCCCTCATTGCCCATGATAAGAAAAAAGAAGAGATGGTGCAGTTCTGCATTGCCTATGAGCCGATATTAAAAGATCATCGCCTCTATGCCACCGGTACGACGGGAAAACGGATCATGGAGAATACGAAACTGTCCGTTCACCGCTTTATGTCAGGACCTTACGGAGGGGATCAACAGATCGGGGCGATGGTGGCCACCAACGAGATGGATCTTGTCATCTTCCTTCGGGACCCCCTCACCGCCCAGCCCCACGAGCCCGATATCGCAGCTTTGATGCGCCTTTGTGACGTGTATGGGATTCCCTTGGCCACCAACATCGGAACGGCTGAAGTGGTTCTACGCGCTATGGCTCAGGGAGAGATGGATTGGCGGGAGATTACGAGGAAAAAGCCTCCCAGACTCTAG
- the bshA gene encoding N-acetyl-alpha-D-glucosaminyl L-malate synthase BshA, whose protein sequence is MKIGISCYPSVGGSGVVATELGIKLAERGHQVHFISHGIPFRLGKYFRRFSYHEVQVNNYSVFQYPPYELQLASKMAQVVEREGLEILHVHYAIPHAASAYLAKQMVGGKVKVVTTLHGTDITVLGYDENLANLIRFAINESDAVTAVSDALIRETRELLGITREIKRIYNFVDTEIFHPLDVSTFKNELAPEGEKILLHMSNFRAVKRVEDVVHIFHRVRQEIPAKLVLIGEGPEMPHVRRLAREYGIEGEIYYLGNREDVAELVTLADILLLPSKKESFGLVALEAMACGVPVVGSLAGGIPEVVLHGQTGFLAPVGDVEKMSEYVVTLLKNPSLWREFSERGIARVKENFTAGEIVTQYEEVYRNLL, encoded by the coding sequence ATGAAAATCGGCATCTCGTGTTACCCTTCCGTGGGCGGATCAGGAGTTGTCGCCACGGAATTGGGGATAAAACTGGCGGAGCGCGGCCATCAAGTTCATTTTATCAGCCATGGCATCCCCTTTCGCCTGGGGAAGTATTTTCGTCGTTTTTCCTATCATGAAGTGCAGGTCAATAACTATTCCGTCTTTCAATATCCCCCCTATGAACTGCAATTGGCGAGCAAGATGGCCCAGGTAGTGGAACGGGAGGGATTGGAGATTCTCCATGTTCATTATGCCATCCCTCATGCCGCCTCCGCTTATTTGGCCAAACAGATGGTGGGAGGAAAGGTGAAGGTGGTGACCACCCTCCACGGAACCGATATAACGGTTCTCGGCTATGATGAGAATCTCGCCAACCTGATCCGATTTGCTATCAACGAGAGCGACGCGGTAACGGCCGTTTCCGACGCTCTCATCCGGGAGACGAGGGAGCTTCTCGGGATCACGAGGGAGATTAAACGGATCTATAATTTTGTGGATACGGAGATTTTTCATCCCCTCGATGTTTCCACCTTTAAGAACGAACTGGCTCCGGAAGGAGAGAAGATCCTATTACATATGTCCAATTTCAGGGCGGTAAAAAGGGTGGAGGATGTGGTCCATATCTTTCACAGAGTTCGCCAAGAGATCCCTGCCAAATTGGTTCTCATCGGTGAGGGGCCGGAGATGCCCCATGTACGCCGCCTGGCCAGGGAATACGGAATCGAAGGGGAGATTTATTACCTGGGAAATCGGGAAGATGTGGCGGAGTTGGTCACCCTCGCCGACATTCTTCTCCTCCCTTCCAAAAAGGAGAGTTTTGGACTGGTCGCCCTTGAGGCGATGGCTTGCGGTGTACCGGTTGTAGGAAGTTTGGCGGGAGGGATCCCGGAGGTGGTTCTTCACGGGCAGACAGGATTTCTTGCCCCTGTCGGAGATGTGGAGAAGATGTCGGAATATGTAGTAACCCTTCTTAAAAATCCCTCCTTATGGAGAGAGTTTTCAGAGCGAGGAATCGCCCGGGTGAAGGAGAACTTTACCGCCGGGGAAATTGTAACGCAGTACGAAGAGGTTTACCGAAATCTCTTATGA